The DNA region TTGGAtgtattatgtatatatttgtccGCAGCGGGAGGAATATTTCACACATCTGTTTCTCCTGTAAACCgcaaaaaggattttttttcctgagATTTCACTTCAGTGCTGTTCTTTGGGCATAGGACGGACAAACAGTCCCCGTGGGAGACATTTGAATGGAGTAGATCCATATTTGTATCGGATGTGcagcaaattgcacacacttataaataaatatcaataccTTAAACATAAAGAAAAGGTTGAAAACCCCTTTCCCTCCCTGactctgccccctgatccagatccacacaaaGATTTAAAGACGTCctccttgggtcatgccccccccccccccccccccactcctctaTGTAATTCCATGTAAATCAGTTGAGtagcttttgtgtaatcctgctaactaacacacaaacgcagatgTTAACCTCCTTGTCTGTCGGACAGGGCTGTGCTGCATCGTGCAGCTGCACTGACCAGACTGTCGGttattaaaacacacagtgtCCTTGTtggggggagaaaaacaaaatttatcAGGACGATAAAAAACAGGAATTCCTATCTCAGTTAAAGTTAAACAGACATGACGCTGTGTTAAAGCTGCTctctttgtttaaaataaatcactgcTGCAGAAAGACGGTTCTTATCCGACCACGTTCACATCCAAACTATGTATTTAACGGATTAAACTGTGAAGAGTCTGTTTCTCTCACTTCCATTAACAAggacttcctcttctccctcgcTGTTTGCCACACAGGAAGCTCAAGCACAGAGACTTTCTACTTCCACTTCTTTGCCTCCTCATTCACATGCAGTTGAATTGTCGTATTGTGTTGAAATCCCCAGTCTTCACGTGCTTTGTATAAGTCAACGTATTTGTGTCCCTGTGACAAACTGGCAATCTCctcattcaaaagaaaaacatgtttcattagTTTTAGACAGTACATGACTTTTATTCATTACTGTGGCATGAGTGCAGTATGTGGAAATCCATGTCAGTGCATTTAATGGCAATCAACAGTCTACAATGAAATGCAAAGAAGGCACTTCTGTGACCTACTTGtaattcacaacaacaaaaaacaacacacaacacagcccTGTAACACTTAAAAGCTTGATATATCTTTTCTGTTAATTTAATAAAGACACTACTCTAAAGTTAGCACCACAGCTCACCATGGAAGTGTACAGATATACAGGCACATGGAGCTTTCAGTATCATAACCCTCCTGCTGTCCAGTGATCACATTCCCTTCCAGGTCACCGGCAGAGTAATTGCGCTTAACACAATTTCCACAGGAAAAGGggaattaataataaataagtatTAAATCCACAGAAGCGAACAAAGGGTCAGGTGTCAGTAGCACTGCAGAGCAGGGTCTGTCAGTGACAGGTCCGAATATTTGCCCTGAGATGAGAAATAAGATAATACTTCTTTGGCAGGTGCTTGATAAAGCACTTATCCATTCCTGTGGTGtcgtgtgttggtttgtttttctctggaaACGTTTTTTTAATACCTGAGTGCAACAACACCCAGATCACACAGAAGACTCGTTGTGAAAGACTTTAGCTTTTAGATTCCTCAGGCTGTGCTGCAGGGTGGAGCTGGTCTCTGACTGCAGCGCCTCGGAGAACTTGGCGTCATACGAGCGCCCGGCCACCGACTTCCTCTTGATGGAGTTCTGGATGGTCTCTGAGGTGAAGTAGTAAACAATGGGGTCGAAGCAGCAGTTGGACACAGCGATGCAGAGGGCCACCGGGTAGATGGTCCGAACCACGGACTCCGCCGAGCAGCCTTCTAAAGTTTTGGTCCGGACCAGAGAGTAGAAGACCAAGTTGACATTGTAGGGGATGAAGCAGAAACAAAAGATGAAGAGGTGAACGATGATCATGCGCAGgatctttgttttgttcagcTTCCCCCCGCGGCTGATGGTCTCGGGCTGACGCAGCGTCTGCAGCACCATGATGGAGCAGCAGAAGTTGAGCAGCAGCGGAATCATGAAGCCCACTAACTCTATGAATATCACCATCTTGGACAGATGAGCTTTCCACTGCTTGGACGAGAAGTTCTCGAAGCAGGCGGTCTTGTTGTCCACCATGGAGGTGGACTGCAGCAGGAACCCCGTGGGGAGGCTCCCCGACAGCACCAGCACCCACACGGCGACGCACACTATCTTTGCGTTGCGTTTAGTCCTGAGCGTCCTTGAGCGAAAGGGGTGCACGATGGCCAGGAAGCGGTCCACGCTGATGCAGGTGAGGAAGAGCATGCTGCCGTACATGTTGGTGTAGAACAGCGAGACGGACACCTTGCACAGCGTGCTCCCAAAGGGCCAGTTCCTGTTGATGAAGTAGAAGACCCTCAGCGGCAGCGTGAAGACGAACAGCAGGTCCGACACCACCAGGTTCATCATGTAGGTGGTGGTCTCGTTCCTCAGCTTCAGGGTGCAGGTGAAGATGTAGATGGCCACGGCGTTGGTGATGAGTCCCACCACGAACACGATGCTGAACACCGCGCTGTACAGAGGGTATTTGAACTCATCGTTCCTGCTGCAGTTGGCCGAGTGATTCCCAGCCCAGGACGAGGTGGAGCTGCCAGGGAGGAGTGTCGTAGTGTTGAACATTCTGAAAGAGTGGAGGGATGAGGGGTGTCTGTTAGGAAATGGCTTTATAATGAAAAGGCCGCCCCACAAGGCGAAGAATCCACCATGAATGGAGAGAAAGGCACAGGACAGTCTCAGAACAGAAAGACACTCAGGCCGTCAGCACAAAGATTTCTCCTCCAACTCAACCACAtgatccccccccacccccccccgtCTTGATGTAGTTATTTTGGGGGTAACCTCATGTTGAAGAGACCCCTCCCTGGGGACAGAGCTCCAGGCTGGTGCGTTCTCCCCTCCCCCTGCTTTATCTCTCCACCCGGCTTCACCCCACGAGTTGAAGGCTGAGCTTTACTTACTCAGAGGAATCAGCCACACGAATGTCCACAGCTCAGTCAGGGAGTCTCCAGCCACAGCAAGCCGAGGGAGCGACGATGGGGATGGAACCTCCACAGGGTCATGGTCCGTGTGGAAATATCTTCATGGCATTATCCCTCCTCTTTGTCAGCTCTCAATCTGGGGGGtttctttttgtccttttcaGCTCCTTGTCCTCAGCTGTCTGCCTCGCGTCCTGAACACCATCCACAAGGCTTGTCctcccagcccccccctcctcccccccaggagcaggagtgaagctgcagtTGAACTCCTGCTTGGCTGAGTCTTCAGAGTTTCctgtttcccctcctctctctccttctctctctccctctgtttgtctgacCGGCTGAGACACTCAGTATCTacagctctctccctctctctcttcctctctctctctctctctctctctctctctgacagccTCAGGGATTTTGCTCTGCACGCATCTCACTCAGGCCCagttccttcttctcctttgtgCCTCTGTGGCAGACAGGTTTTGTGCTGTGAGTTGGAGAGGCAGCAGTGGTAACTCCTCCCTCTGCCCCGGgtccaactcctcctcctcctcctcctcctcctttgtctGCCCTGGCAGTTAACGAATCAGACAAACAATTCATCAAGTCTCCACAATGTGCTCAGCAGATCCTGATGCATTAAAAAACAAGCAGTTTGAAGTGATCTCGTTTCAGCAGCAAGTGAGCAAATAATGTGCTTCAGGTTGCAATATGAAGGGACAACTTAATGTAGgttccaaacaaacaaaaaaacatctttacgacatttttatttttatcaaattgAGTATTAAGTGTTCAGAGTTCTTCTCAACACTTAATACTATTTACCTTTCTGTATTCTATGTGTACCctttgaaatacatttataaacgCTTATAACTTTTCcctgttttcacattttagttgtttttttatatgtcATAAGTTTTAAAcgttgtatatttgtgtttatactgtatatgtggaTAATTAATGAAGTTTACATGAAATGATGTTACAAAAAATATAtcacaatgttacagaaagtggAAATTCTACTTTATTTCTCCTGTGAGTCACGTCCCACACGTCCCACACCTCCACAGATTTCCTCATATTCAATTGAGTATTTCTTTGCGTAAGCAGGCTGACGAAATGAATGCAGATAACAAAAGTGACTTCCTTTTTGgaggaaaatatacatttacatgtCAAGCTTCACCAAGGAGGTCACGTAGTTTCCacgtgtttgttttatttgtgaacaGAACTACGGAAAAAACACTGAACAGATTAACACCAAACTACTTTACATTTTGGCACGGATCGGTAAACAGGGGTAGATCCAGGatgtcccccccacccccacccccccgcaaATACTtcacagatcttgatgaaacaacaagcccaaacagaaagaaaccaaaatatgtttctttctgtttgggCTTGTTGGAAGTatatgctctactgagtgacactCTATAgaatatctatttattttatccATTCTAGTTACTTTGCAGATCAAGTTATGAAACTTTATAAAAACCTATCGTCTGAACACAGTGAACTGCTGTGGGTTGTATCTTCCTCATTATACCTAACTTATGTTCTAAAATTGACACAGGCCCCTTCTATTTGCATCACAGCTGCTTTTACTTCGTTTTTCTACTCACACTTTTCTACGTACTTTGACTCTAGTGAGCTTGTTGTGCTACTGTACAGCCTGACAGATGAAAAATGATTCAACAAATTGAGGTAAACCAGTTTGTTTTAATGAGTTGCTGGTTGACCTGTTTTGCCTTCATCAGTCAAGATGTCACAGGAGACGCAGGAGGTCAAAAGTGCCTGAGACAGTCAATAAAACCCTTCAGTGGCCTGAGGTGACGGCCTCCGCAGGTCTGCTGGGAGGTGCAGTGGGAATTGAACTGTCTCCTGATGCTTTTGACTCCTTGCGTGGGCCGCCGCTCTGCGTCAGAGAAGAACAGCGTTTTCTTCTGAAGGGGACACGAGACAGAACAGAGCACTTTCTCTATTCAGTGGTTTCTCGGCCGCCCCTTGTCAGTGCGTGGCCACAAGCTTTCTCCTCACGGCGCCGCGTGAGGGTCGCATTCAACTTCTCCCTTTAATAGAAAAGCTTCACTTGGCggtcagcaaaaaaaaaaaaaaaaaaaaaagaacacactgGGGCTTTTGTGGAGGGTGAAGTAGCTTAGCAGGGAGGAATGTGAagtttataaataattaatctgAGACAACTTGAAAGATCTCTCTGCTTTTTGGTCGGCAGTTAGGCGAGGGaacactgaaatgtgtgtgaatgtattaGTGTTGGGTGGTTGTCACCTTTTCAAATAGGAAGTGCACCACACAAATGGGGGTTTCCCGGCAGCTAATCAATGCTTTTTTGGCAAATTAAGTGTTTTTCTGCCAAATTGTCCCTTTGAAGCtcacattttgaaaacagcCATGCAAATTAACAGCATTTGCCGTGTTGCTTTTGAATGTTTTTGCCGTTTGGACGAGACTCCACCGATACAAACATGTGCGTTCTCGTTCAGCAGCATTTCACGCTAATCCAGAGATGGTTGATTTTTCACGACTTCACAGAGATAGCCAACAATAGCCAAACAAATGAAGGAACAAATCTTCGCCGGGGGGAATCAAAGAGACAGTGGGTGTTTAACAGCCAGTGTGCGCCCTCTCTTTGTCCGTCCACCACAAAACAATCACCATCAAGGCTGGGGCGAAGCGCtcggagaaaacagaaaaacctgTGCTATTGTCTTTGACTCGCAAAACAGTTCCATGCGGCACATAAAAACAAGCTCTTCACATGCAAGTATGTGGTTACTAAACAAAACTCATGTGCCTTGAAATCCCTGGACTGTTACATTTCTCACAATGACAGGAAGCAGTCTGGCATCCCCCAAGGCCGGGAGCAAAGGCTTTTTGAATACCAGAGTGAAATGCAGGAGAAAAAGATAAAGGGTGACATCACGCTgctgggggggcggggggggggggggggggggcatcgtcAATGGACGGAGACGGATTACAGATGTGATGACGAGTCCGGATTTTGCAATCCGTGTTGTAAATGTGACTTAATGTGGATTTAAACTTGCGAAACTTACTGTAAGAGATTAAGATCTCAGGTGACTGGGCATGCTGAGT from Platichthys flesus chromosome 4, fPlaFle2.1, whole genome shotgun sequence includes:
- the LOC133951504 gene encoding lysophosphatidic acid receptor 6-like — its product is MFNTTTLLPGSSTSSWAGNHSANCSRNDEFKYPLYSAVFSIVFVVGLITNAVAIYIFTCTLKLRNETTTYMMNLVVSDLLFVFTLPLRVFYFINRNWPFGSTLCKVSVSLFYTNMYGSMLFLTCISVDRFLAIVHPFRSRTLRTKRNAKIVCVAVWVLVLSGSLPTGFLLQSTSMVDNKTACFENFSSKQWKAHLSKMVIFIELVGFMIPLLLNFCCSIMVLQTLRQPETISRGGKLNKTKILRMIIVHLFIFCFCFIPYNVNLVFYSLVRTKTLEGCSAESVVRTIYPVALCIAVSNCCFDPIVYYFTSETIQNSIKRKSVAGRSYDAKFSEALQSETSSTLQHSLRNLKAKVFHNESSV